The Bacteroidota bacterium genome includes the window TTTGTTTGCCCAGGTGTACATGAATCAAAACGACAGCGGCGACTCATTCTACTACGGCCCAACGAGCCTGACCGATCAACTGCTGCGCATCACCGACCAGACCGTTTTATGGAATTCACAGGCGCAGTACACCTTTTCTTTCCTGGAAGGCCGGCAAAACCTGCTTGTAGGCACGGACTTCAAACGCACCTCCCCCAGAACTGCAGGCACGCTACACGGCCGCAACGAAGCCATTGACCAAATTGATGAACTGGGTGTATTTCTGCAGTCAGCAACCCTGGCAACCGATCAACTGGATGTCACGGCTGCGATCCGGGCCGACTACAACAACGTCGACGAGAAAGTCCGCTTCTCACCCCGTGCAGGACTAGTATTCAAGATCACGCCAACCCACACGTTTCGCGTAGCAGCCAACCGCGCATTTGGCGCGCCGGGCCTCAACCCAAACTTCCTCGACATGAACGTGTCGACGCTCTTTACAGCGGCTTCTTTTGGCGTGTCGCTACAAGGCAGGGGGGCGCATGAAGGATTCACCTTTGCCAACTTCCGGGACCAGCAAACGGTGACCTTTTTACTGCCAGACATTGGCGATCTCGACAATCAGAACAACCCTTCTTTTTTTGGTACGCAGGTCGCGCTGGACCAGATACCTGTAGCTCCTGTGTATGAGAACTTTGCCAGCCGGCTTGGGAATGTGCTTACCACAGGCGCTGCACTCCCGCCGGCGTTTGCCAACCTGTCCGCAACAGACCGGGATCGATTTGCCGCACTCCTGAACCAACTTTCCCCTTTCATCGGAGGCAATGCAGCAGGAGCACTTGGAGTCCCTGACATAAATGGTGATGGATTTCTTCCTGCAAGCGATCCGACAGACATCAAGCCACTAGAACAATCTGTCACCAATACGCTTGAGTTTGGATACAAGGGCCTGATAGGTAACCGCATTGTTGTCGCAACAGACATCTATTTCACCCAGAAGAGAAACTTTGTTGGTCCCCTGCTGCTAGAGTCCCCTTATGTGCTTTTGCCTGGTATAAGCGCAACCATTAACGGGCAAATCACCCCGTTTGTAGAAGACTTTGCGCAAGCAGATCCTATCCTGGCTGCAGTACTGCAAAACATGGGTGTAACCGCAGAAGGCGCCGCCGCCCTCATAGCAGATCTAATCGAAACGGGATTTGATGGATTTGACGGGTATGCAGCAAGTCCGGTTGCCATTGTTCAACCAGACCAAACCATATTGTCTGAGGAAGCTGCGAACACAACGATAGGTGGACTACTGACCTACCGCAACTTTGGCAACGTAACGCTATGGGGCGTTGACCTGGCACTTGAATACCTGTATTCAGATCGGTTGCGGTTGTTTGGCAATACGTCATTTGTTAGCGACGACTTTTTCGACAACACCGAGTTGGAAGAAGAAGACACAAACCTGGCTGTTGCACTCAACGCACCAACATTCAAGTTAAGCATGGGCTTCGACTACCAGTTGCCTCGCGGCCTTTCTTTCCGAATGGCCGGCAGATATATCAGCGAATTCCCGGTTCGCTCTGGGCCGTTTACCGGTATTGTAGACAACTACGCAGTCCTCGACGCAGGAATTGGCTACGACTTTGGCCGGCAGATCTCAGGCTTGCGACTCGATGTAACGGCACAAAATCTGCTCACTGTTGTTGATGGTAAAACGACCACGCGGCACAGAGAATTTGTTGGTGCGCCACAAATCGGCCGCCTTGTTATGGCCCGGCTCGTGTTCACTTTCTGACCCCCTGCGCACCGCGCAGCAATTTTCCCCAGGCTCATGGTAAAACTGGCTCCTTCTATTCTTTCGGCAGATTTTGGCCGTCTCGAAGCACACGCACGCGAAGCCCTGGAGGCTGGCGCAGACTGGCTTCATGTGGATGTAATGGATGGCCACTTCGTCCCAAACATTACCATAGGCCCGCTCATCGTGGATGCACTGAAGCCGCTGTCCCAGGAAACAGGTGCGCCACTCGATGTTCACCTGATGATTGAGCAACCTGAGTTGTACGTCAAAGCTTTTGCCGACGCCGGCGCGCACCGGCTTACCGTACACGTGGAAGCCTGCACACACCTGCACCGTACAATCCAGCAAATCCGGGAATGTGGCATAAATGCCGGCGTGACGCTCAATCCTGCTACGCCACTGAGCGCGATCGAAGAAATTCTGCCTTATGTAGATCTTGTGCTGATAATGACTGTGAATCCGGGGTTTGGTGGACAACAATACATCCCGACCAGCACCAACAAAATCAAGCGACTGAAACGCCAGCTGAATGACAAGGGCCTCTCGCCCTTTTTGCAGGTTGATGGAGGAATCAAAACCTCCAACGTAGCAGAAGTGGTAGCAGCCGGCGCGGATGTCATTGTCGCAGGTAGTGCAATTTTTGGTGGCACACAATCCGTTGCAGAAAACGTCGCTGCCTTTCGAGATGCCCTCATGCTGCGCGCCTGATCAGGCCGCATTAAATAATGAGCCTGTTCACTGGGTGATGCTGTGTAAAAGGATACAACGCAAAACCGAGGTATCCAGTGAAAAACACAGCATCACATCACCATCATCATGCACCGCTTGCTCGGCATGAACAGCTTAACAAGGCAACAATCCGTCAGCTCTCCCAGCTTAAGCCCTGGCGCTCTACAGCCCATCTATTCCTCGAGTATGTATTCATTTTTGTAGCCATACTCCTCGTCAACCAGTACAGAAATCCTATCCTCTACATTTTAACAGTGATGTGGATAGGCGCGCGCCAACATGCCATGGCCATTATGCTGCATGAGGCCTCACACTACCGCATTGTCAAAAACAAAAAACTGAACGATCTGATGGGCGAAGTCCTGCTGGCTTTTCCGCTCTTTGTAACCGTTCACTCGTACCGCCTTAGCCATATGGCCCATCACCGGCACACAAACACGTCTTTTGACCCTGACTGGGTGAGCAAAGAAACACCAGAGTGGGAATTCCCGAAAACCCGAAACGAACTGTTCTTTATCCTTGCAAAAATCCTGATGGGGATGAATGCATTCTGGATGGTAAAACTCATTGTATCAGGCGGGCGCTCTGCCAAAGCAGATACATCATCGGTATCAAAGGAAAAGAAAGCCTCGCGCTTGTTTGTTGCCGGCCGAATCAGCTATTACGTGGCCCTTGTAGCTGTGCTGAGCTACTTTGGCCTGTGGCTGCAATTCTTCCTTTTCTGGATTGTGCCCTTGTTCACCTGGTTACAGGTAATCCTCCGCATTCGCAGCATTGCGGAGCACTTTGGACTGGACTATGACCACACGTTTACCAATGCGCGAACCACCTATCCTTCGCTGTTTGACAGGATTTTTCTGGTGTCAAAAAATGTGTGGTTTCACCTCGACCATCACCTGTACCCAAGCGTGCCTTTTTACAACTTGCCGGCATTACACGAAGAACTACAGAAAATCCCATCTTTCAGGGACAAAGCACACATTACCCAGAGCTACTACGGTGTGCTCATGGAATGCACCAGCGAACCCATGCTCAAAGCACACCACGAACACGAAGCAGCATTATCTCCTTCGTAAATAATTGTCCCCTGGCAATCACAGGGCAAGCTTAAACCAGTAAAGGCCGGCATGTGCCGGCCTTTACTGGTTACCTCAACTGGTCTCTTTTATCTGAAATCGGCGTTTGGCTACAAAAGGTTTTCGGGCTGTTTTCTTCCCGGGTCCAAAGCGGATGACAATAACCACTGCAGAAATGAGCAGCATGGACGCAAGCAGAATGCGGGTTGTAATTTCTTCACCGGCAAAAGCCCACCCCAGGTACATCGCCACAACCGGATTGACGTATGCATAGGTTGAAACGCGCGCCGGCGAGGTATTACGCATCAGCCAGATGTAAGCGCTAAATGCGATGAATGAACCAAATACGAGTAGGTAGAGCCATGCTGCAATTGAACGTGTAGAAAGTAGCGCAACAGAAATTGTGGGATCTTCGCCAATCGCGATGCCGGCCAAAAGCAAAGCTACACCGCCTCCTGTCATCTGCATAGCGGTAGCCATAAACGGATCTTTAGGCATGTCGCAAGAACGGCCCTGAATCGAGCCCAAACTCCAGCTAATGGCACCGCCAAGAATCCCCAAAATCGCCAGCACATTTGCATCCATACCGTGCGTAAACGTCTCAGGGTCAACAAGCAGAAACACCCCAACCAATCCGATTGCAAATCCTCCAAAGAAAATCGCTGAAGGACGCGCAGCGCCTTTCCACAACCAGTCCACCAATACCATCCAGAGCGGCACCGTGGTAAGAAGCAGCGCTGTCAATCCTGTCGGAATGTACTGCATGGCAAGGGCCACGCTACCAGTGCCCAGGCATAACATGAGTGCGCCCACGACAAATGCAGAACGCCATTGCGTCATCGTAGGAGAAGCTGCCCCACGCAGACGCAACCAGACCAGCATAATCACACCAGCAATCCCAAAGCGGAAACCAAGCATTGTCAACGGAGGAATCGTCTCACTCGCGATCTGGATTGCCAGATAAGTTGAACCCCAAATAAAATATACAGCCAGAAATGCAAGTACCATCATGGTTGATCTGGCGGACATGAAATCTCTGAATTGTCTGATCATTGGACCCTCCTTAATCAATGTCGAAAACCGACGTGGCAGAAGTTGTATGGCTGATGAAACGCAGCGGAACCTATAAGATCCATTTATTATATTAATGATATCTATAAGAAATTCTAATACCTGATGTTAAACGATTTACCCATAGATCAACTCCGCAGCCTGGTGACGATATCAGAAACCAGCAGCTTTACGCTGGCTGCAGAGAAACTGTACCGCACCCAGCCGGCGCTCAGTCTGCAGATCAAAAAACTTGAGGAACGCGTCGGCACACCGCTGCTTGCACGCAATGGCAGATCGATCGGCGTAACAGAGGCCGGCAAGGTGCTGGTCGACTATGCCCACAAAATCCTGGACCTCAGTGAGGAGGCAGTGGCCCGCCTTTCGGTTACAGAAACTGAGGGCATTGTCAGCATTGGCGTGCTGGAGGAGGTGACCATTGGCCCGCTCGTCCAGTTACTGACAAAATTTGGCCGGCTGTGCACCAAAGTGCGGATCGAACTGAACGTGTCAACCAGTTTTCAGTTGGCCCAGGATATCAAAGCCAATACCCTGTGTCTCGCCGTAGCCAACAACAGCTATGCACACGGCCACACCATCCCGCTTTGGCAAGAAAACTATTTATGGGCCCACAACCCTATCCACGACTTGCTGTCACAAGACTCCATCCCGCTGGTCATTGACACAGAATCTCCCTGCATATTACAAGACAAAGGCATCAAAGACATTGAGGCGCAGTACACTAAGTGGCATGTTGCGTTCAGTAGTATTAGCCTTTCAGCCATGCAGGCTGCAGTTCGGGCAGGACTTGGCGTTGGGTTCTTGCCTGAAAGTGCAATGACGCCAGATATCATTCCGATTGACCTGGACCAGGTGCCAACATCCCGGCCAACAACAATTGCGTTGTACCGGAGCACAGAGGCAAAGTCTGATGCAGTAAATACGCTTGCAGATTTCCTCATAGCGCACTTACAAACGGCCCCCTTCCTGACACAACTGCACATGGTATGACTGGAAAAATCTGTATCGTAACAGGCGCCAACTCAGGGATTGGCCTCGAAACGGCACGTAGTCTAGCCACGCGTGGCGCCACCGTTGTACTCGCTTGCAGAAACAAGCAAAAAGGCGAGGCAGCCCTTGCATCACTGCGATCGGCAACCAACAACAATGCGTTGCATCTCATGCTTGTCGATCTGGCAGACATGGATTCAATCCGGAAGATGGCTGCTGCCTTCAAACAGCGGTTTCAGCAATTGGACTTGCTGGTCAACAACGCCGGCGCTTTTATGCCCGCACGCCAGACCTCCGTTGATGGGTATGAACTAACGTTTGCAACCAACCATCTCGCCTATTTCCTGCTCACGCATTTGTTATTGGATCTGCTCATTGCGACGCCAGAATCGCGTGTTGTCAATGTAAGTTCAGATGCGCACCGTGGTGGAGCCGTACATTTTGACGACCTGCAATTGAAAAAGGGATACGGCGGCTACAAAGCGTACGCACAATCCAAGTTGGCCAACATTCTTTTTTCAAACGAACTGGCGCGCCGGCTGGACACAGCAAATCCAACGGTGAACAGCCTGCATCCTGGTGTGGTTGCAACCAACTTTGGCAGCGGCAAGTCAGGTTTTTTCAGTTTCTTTTTCAGGATTTTCAGCCCGTTCTTTTTGTCACCCAAAGCCGGCGCCCAAACTTCGATTTACCTGGCAACTTCCCCCGAAGTAATGGGTGTTACGGGCAAGTACTTTGACCGTAGCAAACCGCGTACGCCATCTGCCGCAGCCCGCGATGCAGATGCAGCCAAACGCCTCTAC containing:
- a CDS encoding TonB-dependent receptor, with translation MFGAATPNFGGSLRKKTPPSPLSSPFPKLESITSTSLRLRPSTTTDREIQSDVTATSANTLRLVTGVDHAQTGIDRREIALRGFNNSVTGETYVLTDYRLSAAPGMAINAYGLMPIASLDMDRIEVVRGPGAALYGSGVDQGLMHFVTKSPFSYPGTSLSVGGGERSLLDVEMRHAGTLGSRFGYKIVGEYASGDDWALEADNPVDATLIAREGGTGRDPDFWKYGITGTLEYRPTSGIRIVANGGYLSQKMSLLTGIGAAQTDNFAYTFAQLRVHAGNLFAQVYMNQNDSGDSFYYGPTSLTDQLLRITDQTVLWNSQAQYTFSFLEGRQNLLVGTDFKRTSPRTAGTLHGRNEAIDQIDELGVFLQSATLATDQLDVTAAIRADYNNVDEKVRFSPRAGLVFKITPTHTFRVAANRAFGAPGLNPNFLDMNVSTLFTAASFGVSLQGRGAHEGFTFANFRDQQTVTFLLPDIGDLDNQNNPSFFGTQVALDQIPVAPVYENFASRLGNVLTTGAALPPAFANLSATDRDRFAALLNQLSPFIGGNAAGALGVPDINGDGFLPASDPTDIKPLEQSVTNTLEFGYKGLIGNRIVVATDIYFTQKRNFVGPLLLESPYVLLPGISATINGQITPFVEDFAQADPILAAVLQNMGVTAEGAAALIADLIETGFDGFDGYAASPVAIVQPDQTILSEEAANTTIGGLLTYRNFGNVTLWGVDLALEYLYSDRLRLFGNTSFVSDDFFDNTELEEEDTNLAVALNAPTFKLSMGFDYQLPRGLSFRMAGRYISEFPVRSGPFTGIVDNYAVLDAGIGYDFGRQISGLRLDVTAQNLLTVVDGKTTTRHREFVGAPQIGRLVMARLVFTF
- the rpe gene encoding ribulose-phosphate 3-epimerase, coding for MVKLAPSILSADFGRLEAHAREALEAGADWLHVDVMDGHFVPNITIGPLIVDALKPLSQETGAPLDVHLMIEQPELYVKAFADAGAHRLTVHVEACTHLHRTIQQIRECGINAGVTLNPATPLSAIEEILPYVDLVLIMTVNPGFGGQQYIPTSTNKIKRLKRQLNDKGLSPFLQVDGGIKTSNVAEVVAAGADVIVAGSAIFGGTQSVAENVAAFRDALMLRA
- a CDS encoding fatty acid desaturase family protein, translated to MKNTASHHHHHAPLARHEQLNKATIRQLSQLKPWRSTAHLFLEYVFIFVAILLVNQYRNPILYILTVMWIGARQHAMAIMLHEASHYRIVKNKKLNDLMGEVLLAFPLFVTVHSYRLSHMAHHRHTNTSFDPDWVSKETPEWEFPKTRNELFFILAKILMGMNAFWMVKLIVSGGRSAKADTSSVSKEKKASRLFVAGRISYYVALVAVLSYFGLWLQFFLFWIVPLFTWLQVILRIRSIAEHFGLDYDHTFTNARTTYPSLFDRIFLVSKNVWFHLDHHLYPSVPFYNLPALHEELQKIPSFRDKAHITQSYYGVLMECTSEPMLKAHHEHEAALSPS
- a CDS encoding EamA family transporter; its protein translation is MSARSTMMVLAFLAVYFIWGSTYLAIQIASETIPPLTMLGFRFGIAGVIMLVWLRLRGAASPTMTQWRSAFVVGALMLCLGTGSVALAMQYIPTGLTALLLTTVPLWMVLVDWLWKGAARPSAIFFGGFAIGLVGVFLLVDPETFTHGMDANVLAILGILGGAISWSLGSIQGRSCDMPKDPFMATAMQMTGGGVALLLAGIAIGEDPTISVALLSTRSIAAWLYLLVFGSFIAFSAYIWLMRNTSPARVSTYAYVNPVVAMYLGWAFAGEEITTRILLASMLLISAVVIVIRFGPGKKTARKPFVAKRRFQIKETS
- a CDS encoding LysR family transcriptional regulator; the encoded protein is MLNDLPIDQLRSLVTISETSSFTLAAEKLYRTQPALSLQIKKLEERVGTPLLARNGRSIGVTEAGKVLVDYAHKILDLSEEAVARLSVTETEGIVSIGVLEEVTIGPLVQLLTKFGRLCTKVRIELNVSTSFQLAQDIKANTLCLAVANNSYAHGHTIPLWQENYLWAHNPIHDLLSQDSIPLVIDTESPCILQDKGIKDIEAQYTKWHVAFSSISLSAMQAAVRAGLGVGFLPESAMTPDIIPIDLDQVPTSRPTTIALYRSTEAKSDAVNTLADFLIAHLQTAPFLTQLHMV
- a CDS encoding SDR family oxidoreductase; amino-acid sequence: MTGKICIVTGANSGIGLETARSLATRGATVVLACRNKQKGEAALASLRSATNNNALHLMLVDLADMDSIRKMAAAFKQRFQQLDLLVNNAGAFMPARQTSVDGYELTFATNHLAYFLLTHLLLDLLIATPESRVVNVSSDAHRGGAVHFDDLQLKKGYGGYKAYAQSKLANILFSNELARRLDTANPTVNSLHPGVVATNFGSGKSGFFSFFFRIFSPFFLSPKAGAQTSIYLATSPEVMGVTGKYFDRSKPRTPSAAARDADAAKRLYEITAQLTGVIPIDDIQTSSG